TACCTTGCGCGAATCGATGTTCTTGTTCTCATGAGCCTTCGTGAGGGTTTCCCGAACGTCGTGCTTGAGGCTGCCGGTATGGAAGTACCCGCGATCGTCGCCGACAGCACGGGCACTGTCGATTCAGTTGTAGATCGAATCACTGGACGCATAGTCCCAGTCGGCAATGCCGCAGCCCTCGCGGAGGTTCTAGATGAGCTCAACTTAGATCGAGAGCAGCTCAGCAGGCTCGGACTATCGGCCCGAGAGCGTGTGGTCTCGCACTTCGACCAATCGACTGTCTGCGGCCTCCACGTAGATTTTTTTGAGAAGGCACAGAAGCAGCGTTAATCAGTTTCCTCATGTGAGTGAACGCGTCCTCGCTCACTTCGTAATGCGTGCACGCCAAATGCGAGCATGCCAAGGAAGAGCCAGAACATGCGTGCGTTGTTCAGTGAGAGTGATGCCCCCGCCAGCAGGAAGACGAGCACCATGTCGCGTAGCTGGACAACGTTTAGTGTCTTCTCCAAGAAAGGGGCGTGTCGTTGAGAGGCAAGAAAGAGATGAACTGCAATCCAAGCAAATAGGACAATGGCCAGGGGCAGACCCCATTCAGCGGCGAGCTGGAGGTATGTATTGTGGGCGAGGGTGACGGAACCAGCGAGCTCTGCCGTCGCATCCTGATAAGACCCGACTCCGCTACCCCAGAATGGCGCGCGTTGGATTACCAGCAGCGCATTGCCCCAGGCGTCATCGCGGCCCGACCCTTGCCCTGCGATAGCATCCTGTGCATCAGTAGAGAACAAGAGGGCGATGCGGTTCAGCTGCGGGAGAACGGTACCGGCGTGCAAGAGCGTGGCATGCAGCCCGTGGAGAATGGTGCTACCCGCTATCGCAACTGCAACTACACCGATAGCCGTGAGTGGGAGTGCCACTACCCACCGGGCTTTCCTAAAGGTCCTCTCGAATAGTAAGAGCGTGAGAACGGCGACAAGTACGATCGCGCCCGTCTTGGACGCAGAGAACACCACCGAAGTAGCCAAAATAGCGACTAGGGGCCAGCGTATAGGACGCTTCAGATCGGTATCTCGTGCGATGAAAATGAGCGCGGCAACGGCGAGTGCCGAATAATAATTTGGATCGGACATTAGGCCCCGGAACCGGAACGAGCCGTAATACATCAGGTCAGGCAGGGGGACACCGATGAGATTGTTTGCAAGGCTGAGCAATGCGACGGCGGCGGCACCAAACGCGAACCATCGGAGAGCTGTTGAATGGGCTCCAGCGCGCACCAGCGAGTAACCCGCGATGAAGTAGAGAAATGACACGACCATCTTGACCAACTCACCCATGACGCTCTGGCTATCTGGGGTGGTCCCAAAAGTGAGCGGAGTGAACCACAATGCGGTGGTGATCGTCAGGGTAAAGACAGCGAGTGAGTAGAAGACAGCTGCACGGGGCAATATGATGCCGTGGCTGCATGCGAGCGCGATCAGCAGCAAAGGCAGGATTACATCGGCGAGAGAGACATTGAACCCGGCAATCCGTGCGGTTTGGTTCAGGAATAGTCCCAGCGCACCCGCAAGGACGATTAATCCGGATCGCTCCTGCGTTCTCCACCTGCGACCAGAATTGGGATCGCCCTCAGGGCGTGACATGACATTGCGGTCTAGGCTCCTTGATCCGCGACCGCGAAATTGTGATTCCCTCAATGTGCTTGATTCTCCAGACCGACTCTGGTGGGCGAAGTCCTCGATGTGCGACGCGCAGTGCTGAACAGTCAGAACAGCGATAGTGCTCGCCGGCGAAGCGCGTGTGCATACTGGTCACTCTATCGGCCTTCGAATCGGGTTTCGTTTGTTGGGCAAAGGTTCAACTCACTCCAAAATTTCTTCGACTCGGTAGTTGCCTTCGGGAGCTTCAGATCGCGAATTGAGATAGCGGCAGACAGAGTACATGCGCTAGCTTCTAGTGGTCGCTTTCTGCGGAGCCGCTCGTGTGAGAAACCGTGCTTGCTCCTTGCCGTCTACCGGGCTCACCCCGGGCCCCGGAAACAATTGGATTCAGATCGAGAGGGTGAACGGGTATCTGCCGGGCCGCCTCTCAAAGCCGGACAACTGGAACCTTCGGTATGCAACGCTCTGTTGATTAGGCAGACATTCCCGATGTAACGAGCCGCCGAAGCCCCATACCCAATCCCCGGACCAAGGCATAGCCGAGTCGCGCGGGCGGATAGACTATTCGCTGGCGAACTATGAACAGGAAGGGTGGCGGATGCCTGAATCGCTCGTCACTCGGGAGCTCGACAAGCATCGCCGCTTCGAACTGCTTGACCTACTCCGCTTCCTTGCTGCGCTCATGGTTGTCGCTTTTCACTGGTTCTTCAACGGGATCAGCAACGGTAAGGTCGAGAGCATAGACTTCACGGCATTAGCCCCGATCGCTCTGTATGGAGTGTACGGCGTCCACCTGTTCTTCCTCATCAGTGGGTTCGTCATAGCAGAGTCAGCGCACGGCAAGACCGCGGGCCAATTCGTCGTGAGCCGCGGAGTCCGGCTGTTCCCCGCTTATTGGGTTGCAATGGCATCAACAACAATCATCGTCAATGCCTGGGGTGACGAATCGATGCATGTGACTCCGGTGCAGTTCCTTGCGAACCTGACGATGATGCCCCGCTTGTTCGGTCAACGGGCCGTGGATGGTGTGTACTGGACGCTCACTGTCGAGTTGACATTCTATCTATTGGTTTTTCTAGTGCTTCTGCTCGGACTCGGCCGATTCCT
This DNA window, taken from Paramicrobacterium agarici, encodes the following:
- a CDS encoding O-antigen ligase family protein — protein: MSRPEGDPNSGRRWRTQERSGLIVLAGALGLFLNQTARIAGFNVSLADVILPLLLIALACSHGIILPRAAVFYSLAVFTLTITTALWFTPLTFGTTPDSQSVMGELVKMVVSFLYFIAGYSLVRAGAHSTALRWFAFGAAAVALLSLANNLIGVPLPDLMYYGSFRFRGLMSDPNYYSALAVAALIFIARDTDLKRPIRWPLVAILATSVVFSASKTGAIVLVAVLTLLLFERTFRKARWVVALPLTAIGVVAVAIAGSTILHGLHATLLHAGTVLPQLNRIALLFSTDAQDAIAGQGSGRDDAWGNALLVIQRAPFWGSGVGSYQDATAELAGSVTLAHNTYLQLAAEWGLPLAIVLFAWIAVHLFLASQRHAPFLEKTLNVVQLRDMVLVFLLAGASLSLNNARMFWLFLGMLAFGVHALRSERGRVHSHEETD